The proteins below are encoded in one region of Bacillus vallismortis:
- a CDS encoding amino acid permease, translating into MTDDMTKNNINQQNLQRGLKNRHIQLIAIGGAIGTGLFLGSGKSIHFAGPSILFAYLITGIICFLIMRSLGELLLSNLNYHSFVDFVQDYLGDMAAFITGWTYWFCWISIAMADLTAVGLYTQYWLPGVPQWVPGLIALIVLLIMNLATVKLFGELEFWFALIKVIAILALIAIGLVMIFKGFPTSSGASSFTNLWSHGGMFPNGMHGFILSFQMVVFAFVGIELVGLTAGETENPEKVIPKAINNIPIRVLLFYIGALLVIMSIYPWNVINPSESPFVQVFVAVGIVAAASIINFVVLTSAASACNSAVFSTSRMMYSLAKDSNAPESMAKLTPRKVPRNALFFSGIVILIGVTLNYIMPEGVFTLITSISTVCFIYIWGITVICHMKYRKTRPELAKTNKFKLPLYPFANYLILAFLAFIIVVLALAQDTRVSLFVTPVWFILLIVIYKVRKAKLQ; encoded by the coding sequence GTGACAGACGATATGACGAAAAACAATATAAATCAGCAAAACTTACAGAGGGGCCTGAAAAACAGGCACATCCAGCTCATCGCCATCGGCGGGGCGATTGGGACGGGGTTATTTCTCGGCTCAGGAAAATCGATTCATTTTGCCGGCCCTTCGATTTTATTCGCCTACTTGATCACAGGGATCATTTGTTTTTTAATTATGAGATCTCTCGGTGAACTGCTGTTATCGAATTTGAACTATCACTCTTTTGTTGATTTTGTACAAGACTATCTAGGCGATATGGCAGCCTTTATCACCGGCTGGACATACTGGTTCTGCTGGATTTCCATCGCGATGGCTGATTTGACAGCCGTCGGGCTTTACACTCAATATTGGCTCCCCGGTGTCCCGCAATGGGTGCCCGGCTTAATCGCTCTGATTGTTTTATTGATTATGAATCTGGCAACCGTCAAGCTTTTTGGAGAATTAGAATTTTGGTTTGCGTTAATTAAAGTCATTGCCATTTTGGCGCTGATCGCTATTGGTCTTGTGATGATCTTCAAAGGGTTTCCCACTAGCTCAGGGGCCTCCAGTTTCACAAATCTATGGAGCCACGGAGGGATGTTCCCGAATGGAATGCACGGGTTTATCCTCTCGTTCCAGATGGTTGTGTTTGCCTTTGTCGGCATTGAGCTGGTCGGACTTACAGCTGGTGAAACAGAGAACCCTGAAAAAGTCATTCCTAAGGCGATTAACAATATCCCAATCCGGGTGTTGCTTTTCTATATCGGAGCTCTTCTTGTGATTATGAGCATCTATCCTTGGAATGTCATCAATCCGAGCGAAAGCCCGTTCGTACAAGTATTTGTCGCGGTTGGCATCGTCGCGGCAGCAAGTATTATCAACTTTGTTGTTTTGACATCCGCTGCTTCTGCATGCAACAGCGCTGTGTTCAGTACAAGCCGCATGATGTATTCCCTGGCGAAAGATAGCAACGCGCCGGAATCAATGGCGAAACTGACTCCGCGCAAAGTACCTAGAAATGCGTTGTTCTTTTCAGGTATCGTGATTTTAATCGGTGTCACGCTAAACTACATCATGCCAGAAGGCGTATTCACCTTGATCACAAGCATTTCAACCGTCTGCTTTATCTATATTTGGGGCATTACGGTCATCTGCCATATGAAATACCGAAAAACAAGACCTGAATTAGCGAAAACAAACAAGTTTAAACTTCCGCTTTACCCGTTCGCAAATTACCTGATTCTTGCGTTCCTGGCGTTTATCATTGTTGTTTTAGCATTAGCTCAAGACACTCGGGTTTCCTTATTTGTTACGCCGGTTTGGTTTATTTTGCTGATTGTAATTTATAAAGTGCGAAAAGCAAAACTTCAATAA